The following are encoded together in the Citrobacter arsenatis genome:
- a CDS encoding copper-binding protein: MNKMSSFLAIAFFISAGVNAADTPEMHQQAAVAHEMMNNSEAPAHQQMAQAHAAQVKNSTSTPSLARSFSQMNEHEKAMVVHQSVNNGHSFAHEVQAEQHRAQIPAQG; the protein is encoded by the coding sequence ATGAATAAGATGTCCTCTTTTTTAGCTATCGCATTTTTTATTTCAGCTGGCGTTAATGCGGCAGACACCCCCGAAATGCATCAGCAGGCCGCAGTGGCCCATGAAATGATGAATAACAGCGAGGCACCTGCACATCAACAAATGGCGCAAGCACACGCCGCACAGGTGAAAAATTCCACGTCAACACCATCCCTGGCGCGGTCCTTTTCACAAATGAATGAGCATGAAAAAGCGATGGTCGTTCACCAGTCAGTGAATAACGGCCATTCATTTGCCCATGAGGTACAGGCCGAACAGCACCGCGCACAGATCCCCGCACAAGGGTAA
- a CDS encoding MBL fold metallo-hydrolase, with product MALTLTVLLENRRAASADKSLQAKPGLSLLVQDETTTILFDTGPDDSFILNAAQMGIDLTQLTAVVLSHGHYDHCGGVPWLADNSRIICHPQIACERYASITLAGTPRKIKKLSRENDYSRHIMEYTRKPLAISDRFLWSGEISVPTPQAYGVISEKIPQPDYISDEGVLIYKSERGLVIITGCGHRGIENIVRHCQNITGVSQIYALVGGFHLRAASPAKLWRTRQFIQQQQPEKLLGCHCTGSWGRLWLPGTDAPATGDVIVLAE from the coding sequence ATGGCTTTAACCCTTACGGTTTTGCTTGAAAACCGGCGCGCGGCGAGCGCAGATAAATCATTACAGGCAAAGCCTGGATTAAGTCTGTTAGTTCAGGATGAAACCACTACCATCCTGTTTGATACCGGGCCGGACGACAGCTTCATACTTAACGCCGCGCAAATGGGCATAGATCTGACGCAATTGACCGCCGTGGTCCTTTCGCACGGCCATTACGATCATTGCGGCGGCGTGCCGTGGCTTGCGGATAACAGCCGTATCATTTGCCATCCCCAAATAGCCTGCGAGCGGTACGCCTCAATAACCCTGGCGGGTACGCCAAGAAAAATAAAAAAACTCTCGCGTGAAAATGACTATTCTCGACACATCATGGAATACACCCGTAAACCGTTGGCTATCAGCGATCGCTTTTTGTGGTCCGGGGAAATAAGTGTCCCCACTCCGCAGGCCTACGGCGTTATTAGCGAGAAAATACCTCAACCGGATTACATCAGCGACGAAGGCGTATTAATTTATAAATCTGAGCGCGGGTTAGTCATCATTACCGGATGCGGGCATCGGGGAATAGAAAATATCGTACGTCATTGCCAGAACATTACCGGCGTTAGCCAAATATACGCCCTCGTCGGTGGGTTTCATTTACGCGCCGCCTCCCCCGCTAAGCTATGGCGAACCCGACAATTTATTCAGCAACAACAACCCGAAAAACTGCTCGGCTGTCATTGCACCGGTTCGTGGGGGCGATTGTGGCTACCAGGAACTGACGCCCCGGCAACGGGAGATGTGATTGTGCTGGCTGAGTAA